CAGGGTCTTCGGGAAAAAGGGCTCCCGGCCGCGGATTAGCTGTGGGGCGAGGTGGGGGGTTCTAAGGGGTAGGTTGTTTCAGCGGGCGGGGCGTCACGGTTCACTCTGCTCCGCGCAGGGGGCTGACGATCAGGGTCGCTCCCTGGACGTCGGTGACGCGGACGGCCAGTCCACGGGGGATCGGTTGCGGTGAGCGGGCGCGCCAGAGCTCTTCGCCCAGCATCACCCAGCCCCGGCGGTGCTTGCTCAGGCGGTTCAGGGCCACTCCGTGGCGGTTGAGCAGGGCGGAGAGCTGGTGGTGGCGGTCGGTGAGATAGGTCAGCAGGCCGCCGGAGAAGACGAACATGTAGAAGACGCCGGTCACCAGGACGGCGGGCACCAGGATCGCCGTATCGACGGCGACGCAGTTGGGATAGAAGAGAAACAGGCCGCCGAAGAATGTCGCCGCCAGCCCCAGGAAGGCCACCAGGCCCCGGCTGCGCAGGAAGATGTCGCCGGTGACCAGTCCGACTCCGACGGGTATCAGGATCAGCCCGAGGGCTGAGGTCGGCAAGTAGGCGAAGGCCACCAGGGCGACGAGGAGGAACAGGCCGCCGACGATCAGGGAGAAGTAGCCGCCGGGGTGGGCCGCGCTGAAGCTGAAGGCCAGCATGGCCAGCAGGTAGAGCAGGAAGGCCGTCGTCGGGCGGGCCAGATGGGACAGGCCGCGCCACAGCAGGCCGGTTTCGCGGCGTTCGATCGTTAGTAGCTGGGCGGTGTCGTGGCGCACCAGTTCGATCAGTTGGGTCAGATTGTTCGCCGTTCCATCGGCCAGGCCCCGCGTGCGCAACTGTCCGGGACCGAACTCGATGAACCCGGCGGAGAGCAGGGCCGCCCAACCGCCGTCGATGGTTTCCGGAAGCAGCGCCAGCACCTCGTCGACATGACTTTCGTCCACATCGCGCAGCTCCTCGCCGACCTTGGTCGACAGGGTGCCGTCGCCGCCGAAAGTAGCGCCCGGGGCGCCGAAGAGATAATCGGCGGCCCAGCCGACGGCCAGGGCTGGTCCGGCCAGCCGGGTTCCCGCCGGTGCCACCCAGACCGCCGTCTGGATCTCGCTTTCCCGGATCAGGGCGACGAGTTGTTCAACGGCCCAGGGGCGTCCCCCGGCGGAGGACAGGCGCAGCACCACCAGGCGGGTCTCGGCGGGATCGAGTTCGCTGAAGGCGTCTTCGAAAAAGCCCAGGGCGCCATAGTCCAGCGAGCCGTTCCATTCGAGCTGCAGCACCGCCGCCGCCCGGACCCCCGGGGCGACGCTGAGGAACAGGGCGAGAACGGCCGGCCAGCGAAGCCTCAATGTTTCCTCCGTCCGCGCGTCGGTGCGCCGGGGCGGACGACGCCGCCGGTGAGGTGGCCGAGGGTCAGCACGTTTTTCTCGGATAAGTCTTCGTAGTAGACGAGGAACATCCCCTGGTCCTCGAGGCGGAAGCGTCGTCCGCAGGCGGGGTTGTCGCAGATAAAATAGCCCAGCTGCGCCGGGTTGTAGCGGATGGAGAGATGGCTCTCGACGCCGTAACCCGGCTCGCAGAAGGGGCACTTGACCTGGTGGTGGAAGGCGGGCATCGTATGGTGGGTGGGTGGCTCTGCCGGTGAGGGCGGTTCATGGTTATTTTAGCCCATCGGGGGTCGGCTGTCGAGGTCGGTCTGGTCGCCGCTGCGACGAACGGACCCCGGAGGGTCCGCTCGGAACGGGGCTGCGGGAGTCGTTGGTCAGGCCTCTTCGTCGGCGTCGCCGGCGGTGTCCGCGGCGGGCACGCTGACCAGACGGACCAGGCCGACGCGGCGCGGGGTGGCTTGGACCACCTCGAGGCGCAAACCGTCGGCGACGATCACTTCGCCCGGCTTGGGGATGTGGCCGAGCTGGGCGATGATGAAGCCCCCCAGGCTCTCGTAGTCCTCGTCGGGCAGCTCGATCTTCAGTTCCTCGTTGAGTTCGCCGATGTCGTAGCGGGCGTCGATCATCCAGCCGCCGTCGTCGAGGGCCTGGATCATCTCCTGCTCTTCATCGAATTCGTCCTCGATCTCCCCGACGATCTCCTCGAGAATGTCCTCGAGGGTGACGATGCCGGCGGTGCCGCCGTACTCGTCGACGACCACGGCCATTTGGGTGCGTGAGGACTGGAACTCGCGCAGCAGGTTGCCGATCAGCTTGGTTTCGGGAACGAAGATCGGATCGTGGAGGAACTCCTCATCCAGGACCCGCTCGCTCTGGGGGTCGTCCAGTTGCAGCAGTTCCTTGACGTAGAGCACGCCGCGGATGTTGTCGATGGTCTCGTGGTAGACGGGGACGCGGGAGTAGCCGCGGCGGCCGACCTCGTCGATGATCTCTTTGATCGAGGTCTCGTTGTCCAGGCAGAAGACATCGATCCGGGGGACCATGACCTCCTTGACCGTCTTCTCGGGGAAGTCGGCCAGTTGGCGGGCCATCTCCCGGGCCTGGAGCATGACCTCGTCGCTTTCGGTCTCGACGGAGGCGGAATCCAGGCGGACGAGGAAGGGGTCGTCGACGCAGAGGCGACGGCCGCTCAGGCGCAGCAGGGGCCAGGTCAGCAGGCGCACCAGCAGCCAGAGCGGCCAGACGACCACGGCCGGGGGGATCAGGGCCTTGCGCAGCCAGTCGCCGTCACCGTCGTGGAGGCCGAGGTTGCGGGCCCAGAGCTGAATGAGGGCGGCACTGACGACGGCGGCCAGCAGCAGGCCGACGTAGAGTTCGCCGGGGAACTTAACCAGGTCGGTAAACAGGCGGACGCCGAAGACGGCGGTGCCGGTGAGGGCCAGGGTGACCAGGACGGGGAAGACCCGCAGGGTGAAAGTGGAGGGGCTGTCGGCGCGGCGGGCCAACTGGACGGCCAGGGCGGTGTTGGCGGCGAAGCCCAGCAGCAGGCTGACCCCGAGCAGGATGAGGTCGGTCCAAGGGAAACTCATCGCACCACCTCCGCGACCATAGGCGGGTTGTGTAGCTCTGCGGCGCCGAATCGCTGACCGGTGGTTGGGGCGGTGGTGGAGGTTGAGGTCGGATACGCGGCGGGGGGTGGGGGTGGATCGATCCGGGATGGAGACTCGCCGGCCCATGCGGTCAGGGGATCTGCCGAGTGTTTCAGCCCCGGGTGGGTGATCGCGCGTCCGTTGGGGGGCGATGGAGGTCCGCCGCCCGGTGTGGTAGCAGAGGTCGCCGGGCTCTGCGGTTCCCCGGGGGTGTGGGGACGACCGCTAAGGGGCGATGGAGGTTCGCCGGCTTCGGGTGTCGGAGACGAGGCTTCGCCGTCTCCGACGATGGTACTGGGAAGGTCGTTCATCGTCGCCTTGTGGTGGGGTTGGGCGGCGCCGGGGTACGGTGTGGGGGTGCGCCGCAGTTGGCGGGTGTCGAGTTTTAAGGATAGCACAGGGCGGGTGTGCGGTCAATCGGCGTCGGCGGGGGGCGCGAGGGACTGCAGGCGGGCGCGCAGGTCGGTTGTGGCGGCGCTCAGAGCGGGGTCGTCGGTCTCGATGTGTTCCTCGACGTGTTCGAGGAGGCGGGCGGCGGCGGTCGGGTATCCCAGCTGCAGCAGGTTGCGGGCCGTTGTCAACAGGTAACGGGGACCGTCGTCCAACAGCAGTCCCTCCCCCAGGGCGTCAAGGGCCGCAACGAGGTAGGCGGCCGCCACGGGGTGCTCGACGGCGTATTCGCGGACGGGGGGCGTTTCGCCCCAGGCCGCGAGACGGGCGGGAAGGAGGAGCTCGAGGCGTTCCCCGGACGCGCCGGTTTCCAGAGCCGCCAGGGCCCGGTAGGTGTTGAGGGTG
This DNA window, taken from Candidatus Coatesbacteria bacterium, encodes the following:
- a CDS encoding CBS domain-containing protein, whose product is MGRRVSIPDRSTPTPRRVSDLNLHHRPNHRSAIRRRRATQPAYGRGGGAMSFPWTDLILLGVSLLLGFAANTALAVQLARRADSPSTFTLRVFPVLVTLALTGTAVFGVRLFTDLVKFPGELYVGLLLAAVVSAALIQLWARNLGLHDGDGDWLRKALIPPAVVVWPLWLLVRLLTWPLLRLSGRRLCVDDPFLVRLDSASVETESDEVMLQAREMARQLADFPEKTVKEVMVPRIDVFCLDNETSIKEIIDEVGRRGYSRVPVYHETIDNIRGVLYVKELLQLDDPQSERVLDEEFLHDPIFVPETKLIGNLLREFQSSRTQMAVVVDEYGGTAGIVTLEDILEEIVGEIEDEFDEEQEMIQALDDGGWMIDARYDIGELNEELKIELPDEDYESLGGFIIAQLGHIPKPGEVIVADGLRLEVVQATPRRVGLVRLVSVPAADTAGDADEEA